The proteins below are encoded in one region of Streptomyces cyanogenus:
- a CDS encoding acyclic terpene utilization AtuA family protein codes for MRPLRIGNFSGFYGDRSDALREMLTGGEVDVLTGDYLAELTMLILGRDRLKDPSAGYARTFLRQLEDCLGLARERGVRIVANAGGLNPAGLAERTRELADRLGVPVRVAHVEGDDLAAAYPGTLAAHAYLGGFGIAACLRAGADVVITGRVTDAALVTGPAAAHFGWTPTEYDRLAGAVVAGHVLECGTQATGGNYAFFGEGDVRRPGFPLAELHADGSSVITKHPGTGGFVDTGTVTAQLLYETGGARYAGPDVTARLDTVRLRREGPDRVRIEGVRGEAPPPTLKVGLNRLGGFRNEVVFVLTGLDIEAKAALVREQLGEALAKSPPRDVRWELVRTDRADADTEETASALLRLVVRDPDQQAVGRALSGAAVELALASYPGFHVLSPPGKGAPYGVFEDVYVPHGDVAHMAVLHDGRRIPVSAPLETRPLEAVPSPPLPEPLPPGPTRRAPLGLVAGARSGDKGGNANVGVWARTDEAWRWLAHTLTTERFRQLLPETRELPVTRHPLPNLRALNFAVENILGAGVAGQARFDPQAKALGEWLRSRHLDIPETLL; via the coding sequence GTGAGGCCGCTGCGCATCGGGAACTTCTCCGGCTTCTACGGCGACCGCTCCGACGCCCTGCGCGAGATGCTCACCGGCGGCGAGGTGGACGTCCTCACCGGTGACTACCTCGCCGAACTCACCATGCTCATCCTCGGCCGGGACCGGCTGAAGGACCCCTCCGCCGGGTACGCCCGCACCTTCCTGCGCCAGTTGGAGGACTGCCTCGGCCTCGCCCGGGAGCGCGGGGTGCGGATCGTCGCCAACGCGGGCGGTCTCAACCCGGCCGGACTCGCCGAGCGGACACGGGAGCTGGCGGACCGGCTCGGCGTCCCGGTGCGGGTCGCGCACGTCGAGGGCGACGACCTGGCCGCCGCGTATCCCGGCACCCTCGCCGCCCACGCCTACCTCGGCGGGTTCGGCATCGCCGCGTGCCTGCGGGCCGGCGCCGACGTGGTGATCACCGGCCGGGTGACCGACGCGGCCCTGGTCACCGGGCCCGCGGCGGCGCACTTCGGCTGGACGCCCACGGAGTACGACCGGCTCGCCGGTGCCGTCGTCGCCGGGCACGTGCTGGAGTGCGGGACCCAGGCGACCGGCGGGAACTACGCGTTCTTCGGCGAGGGCGACGTACGCCGTCCCGGCTTCCCGCTCGCCGAACTCCACGCCGACGGCAGCAGCGTGATCACCAAGCACCCCGGCACCGGCGGCTTCGTGGACACGGGCACGGTCACCGCCCAGCTGCTCTACGAGACCGGCGGCGCCCGGTACGCCGGACCCGACGTCACGGCCCGGCTGGACACGGTACGGCTGCGCCGGGAGGGGCCGGACCGGGTGCGGATCGAGGGGGTGCGCGGGGAGGCGCCGCCGCCCACGCTCAAGGTCGGGCTCAACCGGCTCGGCGGCTTCCGCAACGAGGTCGTCTTCGTCCTCACCGGACTCGACATCGAGGCCAAGGCGGCCCTGGTGCGGGAACAGCTCGGCGAGGCCCTCGCCAAGTCGCCGCCCCGGGACGTGCGGTGGGAGCTGGTGCGGACCGACCGGGCCGACGCGGACACCGAGGAGACGGCCAGTGCCCTGCTGCGGCTCGTCGTCCGCGACCCGGACCAGCAGGCCGTGGGGCGCGCGCTGAGCGGGGCCGCCGTGGAACTGGCACTCGCCAGCTACCCGGGCTTCCATGTGCTGTCCCCACCGGGAAAGGGCGCCCCTTATGGGGTGTTCGAGGATGTGTACGTGCCCCATGGGGACGTAGCCCATATGGCCGTCCTCCACGACGGACGCCGTATCCCCGTGTCGGCGCCCCTGGAGACGCGGCCCCTGGAGGCCGTGCCGTCCCCGCCCCTCCCGGAGCCCCTGCCGCCCGGGCCGACCCGGCGGGCGCCCCTCGGGCTGGTCGCCGGGGCGCGCAGCGGCGACAAGGGCGGGAACGCCAACGTCGGGGTGTGGGCGCGGACCGACGAGGCCTGGCGGTGGCTCGCACACACGCTGACCACCGAGAGGTTCCGGCAGCTGCTGCCCGAGACCCGTGAGCTGCCCGTCACCCGGCACCCGCTGCCGAACCTGCGCGCCCTCAACTTCGCCGTCGAGAACATCCTCGGCGCCGGCGTCGCCGGGCAGGCCCGTTTCGACCCGCAGGCCAAGGCCCTCGGCGAATGGCTGCGCTCCCGCCACCTGGACATCCCGGAGACCCTGCTGTGA
- a CDS encoding acetyl/propionyl/methylcrotonyl-CoA carboxylase subunit alpha: MISSVLVANRGEIACRVFRTCADLGIRTVAVHSDADADALHARVADTAVRLPGAAPAETYLRGDLIVKAALASGAGAVHPGYGFLSENPGFARAVLDAGLVWIGPPPQAIEAMASKTRAKQLLGIEPLHEVTEADLPVLVKAAAGGGGRGMRIVRRLEELPAALEGARAEAASAFGDGEVFVEPYLEHGRHVEVQILADTHGTVWPLGTRDCSLQRRHQKVIEEAPAPGLTPALADELRTLAVRAARAVSYTGAGTVEFLVADGRAHFLEMNTRLQVEHPVTEAVFGIDLVAEQIRIAEGHALGTEPPRARGHAIEARLYAEDPAHGWAPQTGTLHRLAVPDGVRLDTGYTDGDTIGVHYDPMLAKVVAHAPTRAEAVRRLAGALESAAIHGPVTNRDLLVRSLRHPEFTAARMDTGFYDRHLGDLAEPATDPHAPLAAALADAHGRSRFGGWRNVPSQPQVKRYEMAGEEHEVRYRHTRDGLAADGVRVVHADARLVVLEVDGVRRKFEVARYGDQVHVGATRLTALPRFPDPAAQLAPGSLIAPMPGTVVRVADGLTEGATVQAGQGLIWVEAMKMQHMIPAPTAGTLSALHARPGQQVEPGMLLAVVQPT; the protein is encoded by the coding sequence ATGATTTCCAGCGTGCTCGTCGCCAACCGGGGCGAGATCGCCTGCCGCGTCTTCCGCACCTGCGCCGACCTCGGCATCCGCACGGTCGCCGTGCACTCCGACGCCGACGCGGACGCGCTCCACGCGCGCGTGGCCGACACGGCGGTACGGCTGCCGGGCGCGGCACCCGCCGAGACCTACCTGCGCGGCGACCTGATCGTGAAGGCGGCCCTGGCGTCCGGCGCCGGCGCCGTGCACCCCGGGTACGGCTTCCTCTCTGAGAACCCCGGCTTCGCCCGCGCCGTCCTCGACGCCGGCCTGGTCTGGATCGGCCCGCCCCCGCAGGCCATCGAGGCCATGGCGTCCAAGACCCGCGCCAAGCAGCTGCTGGGCATCGAGCCCCTGCACGAGGTGACCGAGGCCGACCTGCCCGTGCTGGTGAAGGCGGCGGCGGGCGGCGGCGGACGCGGGATGCGGATCGTGCGCCGCCTGGAGGAGCTGCCGGCCGCGCTGGAGGGCGCGCGCGCCGAGGCCGCGAGCGCCTTCGGCGACGGCGAGGTCTTCGTGGAGCCGTACCTCGAACACGGCCGCCATGTCGAGGTGCAGATCCTCGCCGACACCCACGGCACCGTCTGGCCGCTCGGCACCCGCGACTGCTCCCTCCAGCGCCGCCACCAGAAGGTGATCGAGGAGGCACCGGCGCCCGGACTCACCCCGGCGCTCGCGGACGAGCTGCGCACGCTGGCCGTACGCGCCGCCCGCGCCGTCTCCTACACCGGCGCCGGCACGGTCGAGTTCCTGGTCGCCGACGGCCGCGCCCACTTCCTGGAGATGAACACCCGCCTCCAGGTCGAACACCCCGTCACCGAGGCCGTGTTCGGCATCGACCTGGTCGCGGAACAGATCCGGATCGCCGAGGGCCACGCCCTGGGGACCGAGCCCCCGCGCGCGCGGGGCCACGCGATCGAGGCCCGCCTCTACGCCGAGGACCCCGCCCACGGCTGGGCCCCCCAGACCGGCACCCTGCACCGCCTCGCCGTACCGGACGGCGTCCGCCTGGACACCGGCTACACCGACGGCGACACCATCGGCGTCCACTACGACCCGATGCTCGCCAAGGTCGTCGCCCACGCCCCCACGCGCGCGGAGGCGGTCCGCAGGCTCGCCGGCGCGCTGGAGTCCGCCGCGATCCACGGCCCGGTCACCAACCGGGACCTCCTGGTGCGCTCCCTGCGGCACCCGGAGTTCACGGCCGCCCGCATGGACACCGGCTTCTACGACCGTCACCTCGGCGACCTGGCCGAGCCCGCCACGGATCCCCACGCGCCGCTGGCCGCCGCCCTCGCCGACGCCCACGGCCGCTCCCGCTTCGGCGGCTGGCGCAACGTTCCCTCGCAGCCGCAGGTGAAGCGGTACGAGATGGCGGGGGAGGAGCACGAGGTCCGCTACCGGCACACCCGGGACGGCCTCGCGGCGGACGGGGTCCGGGTCGTCCACGCCGACGCGCGTCTCGTCGTACTCGAAGTGGACGGCGTACGGCGCAAGTTCGAGGTGGCCCGGTACGGCGACCAGGTCCACGTGGGCGCCACCCGCCTCACCGCCCTGCCCCGCTTCCCCGACCCCGCCGCCCAGCTCGCCCCGGGCTCCCTGATCGCGCCGATGCCCGGCACGGTCGTACGCGTCGCCGACGGGCTGACCGAAGGGGCAACGGTTCAGGCCGGTCAGGGCCTCATCTGGGTGGAGGCGATGAAGATGCAGCACATGATCCCGGCACCGACCGCAGGAACGCTCAGCGCCCTCCACGCCAGGCCCGGGCAGCAGGTCGAGCCGGGCATGTTGCTGGCGGTGGTGCAGCCGACCTGA
- a CDS encoding acyl-CoA dehydrogenase family protein produces MTAVIESEEHKALRSAVAALGKRYGREYLTRTVAEGKPPTELWSEAGKLGYLGVSLPEEHGGGGGGIADLAIVLEELGAAGSPLLMLVVSPAICGTVISRFGTEDQKRTWLPGIADGTRLMAFGITEPDAGSNSHRITTTARRDGTDWLLTGRKVFISGVDMADAVLIVGRTEDARTGSLKPCLFIVPTDAEGFQKRPIDMELSAAEKQFELVLDDVRLPADALVGGGPSHASGSGGEDAGLLQLFAGLNPERIMTAAFAIGMGRYALSKAVEYARDRTVWKAPIGAHQAIAHPLAQAHIDLELARLMTQKAAHLYDSGDDIGAGEAANMAKYAAAEACVKAVDQAVHTLGGNGLTREFGLASLITAARVARIAPVSREMILNYVSHQTLGLPKSY; encoded by the coding sequence ATGACCGCCGTCATCGAATCCGAAGAGCACAAGGCCCTACGATCCGCGGTAGCCGCCCTCGGCAAGCGCTACGGCCGCGAGTACCTCACCCGCACCGTCGCCGAGGGCAAGCCGCCCACCGAACTCTGGTCCGAGGCGGGGAAACTCGGCTACCTCGGCGTCAGCCTCCCCGAGGAGCACGGAGGCGGCGGCGGAGGCATAGCGGACCTCGCCATCGTGCTCGAAGAGCTGGGCGCCGCCGGCTCACCCCTGCTCATGCTGGTCGTCTCCCCGGCCATCTGCGGCACCGTGATCTCCCGCTTCGGCACCGAGGACCAGAAGCGCACCTGGCTCCCCGGAATCGCCGACGGCACCCGCCTCATGGCCTTCGGCATCACCGAGCCCGACGCCGGCTCCAACAGCCACCGCATCACCACCACGGCCCGCCGGGACGGCACCGACTGGCTGCTCACCGGCCGCAAGGTGTTCATCTCCGGGGTCGACATGGCCGACGCCGTCCTGATCGTCGGCCGTACCGAGGACGCACGCACCGGCAGCCTCAAGCCCTGCCTGTTCATCGTGCCGACGGACGCCGAGGGCTTCCAGAAGCGGCCCATCGACATGGAACTGAGCGCGGCGGAGAAGCAGTTCGAGCTGGTCCTGGACGACGTACGACTGCCCGCCGACGCGCTCGTGGGCGGGGGCCCCTCCCACGCTTCCGGCAGCGGGGGAGAGGACGCCGGCCTGCTCCAGCTGTTCGCCGGGCTCAACCCCGAGCGGATCATGACGGCCGCGTTCGCGATCGGCATGGGCCGGTACGCCCTGTCCAAGGCCGTCGAGTACGCCCGCGACCGCACCGTGTGGAAGGCACCCATCGGCGCCCACCAGGCCATCGCGCACCCCCTCGCGCAGGCCCACATCGACCTGGAGCTGGCCCGGCTGATGACGCAGAAGGCGGCACACCTCTACGACTCCGGCGACGACATCGGCGCGGGCGAGGCCGCCAACATGGCCAAGTACGCGGCCGCGGAGGCCTGCGTGAAGGCCGTCGACCAGGCCGTGCACACCCTCGGCGGCAACGGGCTCACCCGGGAATTCGGACTCGCCTCGTTGATAACGGCCGCGCGCGTGGCTCGTATTGCCCCGGTGAGCCGGGAGATGATTCTCAACTACGTCTCCCACCAGACCCTGGGCCTGCCCAAGTCCTACTGA
- a CDS encoding acyl-CoA carboxylase subunit beta — MTVLQTAVDPAGPDYRAHREAMLAKLAELDAEHAKALAGGGEKYVQRHRGRGKLLARERIELLLDPDTPFLELSPLAAWGSDHPVGASLVTGIGVVEGVECLITANDPTVRGGASNPWSLKKALRANDIALANRLPCISLVESGGADLPSQKEIFIPGGAIFRDLTRLSAAGIPTIAVVFGNSTAGGAYIPGMSDHVIMVKERAKVFLGGPPLVKMATGEESDDESLGGAEMHARVSGLADYFAVDEPDALRQARRVVARLNHRKAHPDPGPAEPPAYDPEELLGIVPGDLKIPFDPREVIARIVDGSDFDEFKPLYGTSLVTGWAALHGYPVGVLANAQGVLFSAESQKAAQFIQLANQRDIPLLFLHNTTGYMVGKEYEQGGIIKHGAMMINAVSNSRVPHLSVLMGASYGAGHYGMCGRAYDPRFLFAWPSAKSAVMGPQQLAGVLSIVARQSAAAKGQPYDEDADAALRAMVEQQIESESLPMFLSGRLYDDGVIDPRDTRTVLGLCLSALHTAPYEGARGGFGVFRM; from the coding sequence GTGACGGTTCTGCAGACCGCTGTCGACCCCGCCGGCCCCGACTACCGGGCCCACCGCGAGGCCATGCTCGCCAAACTCGCCGAGCTGGACGCCGAACACGCCAAGGCGCTCGCGGGCGGCGGCGAGAAGTACGTCCAGCGGCACCGGGGGCGCGGCAAGCTGCTCGCCCGCGAGCGCATCGAACTGCTGCTGGACCCCGACACCCCGTTCCTGGAGCTGTCCCCGCTGGCCGCCTGGGGCAGCGACCACCCCGTCGGCGCCTCGCTCGTCACCGGCATCGGCGTGGTCGAGGGCGTGGAGTGCCTGATCACCGCCAACGACCCGACCGTACGCGGCGGCGCCAGCAACCCCTGGAGCCTGAAGAAGGCCCTGCGCGCCAACGACATCGCGCTCGCCAACCGGCTGCCCTGCATCAGTCTGGTGGAGTCGGGAGGCGCCGACCTGCCGTCCCAGAAGGAGATCTTCATCCCCGGCGGCGCGATCTTCCGCGACCTCACCCGGCTCTCCGCCGCCGGCATACCGACCATCGCCGTCGTCTTCGGCAACTCCACCGCCGGCGGCGCCTACATCCCCGGCATGTCCGACCACGTGATCATGGTCAAGGAGCGGGCGAAGGTGTTCCTCGGCGGACCGCCGCTGGTCAAGATGGCCACCGGCGAGGAGAGCGACGACGAGTCCCTCGGCGGCGCCGAGATGCACGCGCGCGTGTCCGGTCTCGCCGACTACTTCGCCGTGGACGAGCCCGACGCGCTGCGCCAGGCCCGCCGCGTGGTGGCCCGCCTCAACCACCGCAAGGCCCACCCGGACCCCGGCCCGGCCGAGCCGCCCGCGTACGACCCCGAGGAACTGCTCGGCATCGTCCCCGGCGACCTGAAGATCCCGTTCGACCCCCGCGAGGTCATCGCCCGGATCGTGGACGGCTCCGACTTCGACGAGTTCAAACCGCTGTACGGCACGAGCCTGGTGACCGGCTGGGCCGCCCTGCACGGCTACCCGGTCGGAGTGCTGGCCAATGCCCAGGGCGTCCTCTTCAGCGCGGAGTCCCAGAAGGCCGCCCAGTTCATCCAGCTCGCCAACCAGCGCGACATCCCGCTGCTCTTCCTGCACAACACCACCGGCTACATGGTCGGCAAGGAGTACGAGCAGGGCGGCATCATCAAGCACGGCGCGATGATGATCAACGCGGTCAGCAACAGCAGGGTCCCGCACCTGTCGGTCCTCATGGGCGCGTCGTACGGCGCCGGTCACTACGGCATGTGCGGCCGGGCCTACGACCCCCGCTTCCTGTTCGCCTGGCCCAGCGCCAAGTCCGCCGTGATGGGCCCGCAGCAGCTCGCCGGCGTGCTGTCGATCGTCGCCCGGCAGTCGGCGGCGGCGAAGGGGCAGCCGTACGACGAGGACGCGGACGCGGCCCTGCGCGCCATGGTGGAGCAGCAGATCGAGTCCGAGTCGCTGCCCATGTTCCTGTCCGGGCGGCTGTACGACGACGGCGTCATCGACCCGCGCGACACCCGCACCGTCCTCGGCCTGTGCCTGTCCGCCCTGCACACCGCGCCCTACGAGGGCGCGCGCGGCGGCTTCGGCGTCTTCCGGATGTGA